The Streptomyces sp. M92 nucleotide sequence GCCGGGGTGGCCGCCGCCGAACGGGGTGAAGCCCGCGAGCAGCTCGTAGAGCACCGTGGCGAGGGCGTAGATGTCGACCGACGCGCGCGGGGGCAGACCCTCGACGATCTCCGGGGCCAGGTAGTCGGGCGTGCCGATGATCTTCGTGGCGCGGGTGCGGCGCGGGGTGTCGATGAGCTTGGCCACGCCGAAGTCGGTCAGCAGCGCCGGGTGCGAGCCGCCGGGGCCGAGCGGGCCCTGCATGTCGAGCAGCACGTTCTCGGGCTTGACGTCGCGGTGCACGACCCCGGCGGCGTGGGCGGCGGCCAGCCCGTCGGCGACGTCGGCGACGACGGCCACCGCGGCCTCGGGCGCCAGGCGCCGCTCCCGGTCCAGGCGGGTGCGCAGGTCGGTGCCGCGGACCAGGTCCATGACCAGCGCGAGGTCGTTGCCGTCGACCACCAGGTCGCGCACGGAGACGACGTGCGGGTGCTCCAGACCGAGCAGGGCGGTGCGCTCCTGCACGAAGCGGGAGACCAGCTCCTGGTCGGACGCCAGGTCCTCGCGCAGCAGCTTGATCGCGACGGGCCCCTCGGGTCCCTCGCCCAGCCACACCGTGCCGGCGCTGCCCCGCCCGAGGATCTGGTGGGCGGTGTACCGGCTGCCGATCTTCCGTGCCAAGACTGCTCCTACCGACGCGTGTTGCGCTTAAAAGTACGCGTCCGTGGAGGCGACCTTCACCGGGGAGGCCGAAATCACCCGTGGGGTGTCGACAAATCCCCAGACTCGCCGCCGGGTCAGCCGCCGGTCGACGTCCCCCCGCCGTCCGAGCCGCCGTCGCCGCCGAGCTCGCCGATCCAGTCGGTCGCGGTGGTGAACCAGTCGGTCAGCTGCTCCCAGTAGCCCTTGCCCGTGCCGATCCACTCCTGGAGCGGGCTCAGCTCCCAGATCAGCCAGCCGGCCACGAAGAGGATGACGAGCGTGAACAGGCATCCCTTGAGGCAGCCGAGTCCGGGGATGCGCATGGGGTTGGCGCTGCGCTGCCGGGGCGGCCGGGGCTCGCGCCGGGGCGGCTGCGGCTCCGGCGTGGGCGGCGGGGCGTAGCGCTGCGGCTGGGGCCGGGGCGCCTGCTGGGGCTGCTGCGGCTGCGGGTTGGCGTACCGCTGCGGCTGGTGCTGCTGCGGATAGCCGTAGCCGGGCGGCGGTCCCTGCGGCGGTCCCTGGGGGGCCTGGCGGGGCGGCTGCTGCGGGCGGGAGACCTGCCGCTGGGGGCGGCGGCGCAGCGGGTCCTGGTCCGGGTCGAGGTACTGGACCTGGGTCTGCTCGTTGCGGTCGCGGGCGGCGCGGAGCTGGTTCTGCCAGGGGTGCGGGTCCTCGGGCCCGCCGCCCTGGCCCTGCCCGGGTCCGCCCGGCTGTCCCGGCGGCACGGGCGGCATGACGGCGGTCGGGTCGGCCGCGCCGCGGTTGGGGAGTACGGCGGTGGGGTCGGCGGCGCCCGCGGGGTCGCCGGTGTGCGGCAGGACGCTGGTGGCGCCGTTCGGGTCGTAGGCGCCGGGCGCGTTGTGCGGGAGCACCTGCGTGGGGTCGGCGGCGCCGGGGGCGCCCGGGACCTGTGCGGGCGCCGGGTCGGGGGCGAGGAGCGCGCCGACGTTCTCGGCGGCGCCGATCTGCGCGCTGGTCGCGTGCACGCCGATGCCCTCGGCGACGACGCGCAGGCCGCGGGCGAGGTTCTCGGCGCTGGGGCGGTCGTCGGGGTTCTTGCGCAGGCAGCGCTCTATGACCGTCCACAGCGGGTCGGGGACGGTCGAGGGGCGGCGCGGCTCGGCGCTCAGGTGCTGGTGCAGTACCTCCAGGGCGGAGCCGCCGCCGAACGGGGGCCGTCCGGTGACCAGCTCGTACAGCAGGATGCCGGCGCCGTAGATGTCGACGGCGGAGGTCTGCGGGCGGCCCTCGGCGGACTCCGGCGCGACGTAGGCGGGGGTGCCGACGAACTCGTGGGTGCGGGTGAGGCCGGGTGAGTCGGCCAGCCGCGCGATGCCGAAGTCGGTGAGCATCGGGTGCATCTCGCCGCCGTCCTGCTTGAGCAGCACGTTGGCCGGTTTCAGGTCGCGGTGCACGACGCCGTCGGCGTGGCTGGCGGCGAGGGCGTCGGCGATCTGGGCAGTGAGCAGGGCGGCGGCGACCGGGGTGAAGGGCCCGTTCTCGCGCAGGTAGCGGTGCAGGTCGGGGCCCTCGACGAGGTCCATGACGAGCGCCAGCAGCTCCCCCTCGACGACCAGGTCGCGGACCCGGACGATGTTGGGGTGGGTCAGCCGCAGCAGGACGGAGCGCTCCCGCAGGAAGCGCATCACGATGTCGGGGTCGCTCGCGAGCTCCTCCTTGAGGACCTTGATCGCGACGGTCTCGCCGGGCTGTCCGGCCACGGCGGCCTCGGCGCCCGCGGTCTCGCGCTGGCGGGCACGCCAGACGGTGCCCGTGGCACCGCGGCCGAGGGGCTCCTCGAGGAGGTACTTGCTGCCTACCGGCCGCACGTCATGCGCTCCCTGTTGCTTGCTGGCTGTTCCGACCCACTGTAATGCCGTGGTCCCGGCGCCGGGCTGTCGTCGTTCCGTGGGTTCCCATTGGTCCGCAGGTACGCCGTACGTTCCCCTTCCGGCCCCGTCCAGGCGGTTGTTCGCAGGAAAGACGCGCGACCCGGTCCCATGGTTGCCGAGCCCGGACGTGACCGATCTCAAGCGGACGCCGTTCGATCAGCGGGACGGCACCTGTCAGGCACTTTTGCGGGCAGAGCCGACCAATCAAGATCATTTGACGGCGGGCGGCGGGCGCGTTGTCGGTGGCAGGTGCGAGGATGCGTGCAGTACTGGCCGACGTGTTCGCGTGGCGGTGGGGGAAGTCCGCGGTGGGGGACCGTGGTGAACGGCTTCTGTCCCCGGCGCGCGGGCGCCCGCGCGAAGGGACCGCTGACGGCGATGCAGATCCGGCTGACCGTCGTAGACCCGCTGGGCCCGCCTGCTCCGGAGGGGGACCGCGCCGCGAGCTGCGACGTGCTGGTCACCGCGCCGGCCGGCACCGCCCTGGCCGCGGTCGCCTCCGCGCTGGCCGCGGCGCTCCCCGGCGGCGAGGGCCCCGGCACCGGCCAGGTGGTGCTCTACGCGGGTGCGCAGCGGCTCGACGCCCAGCGCAGCACCTTGGGCGAGCCCCCGCTGATCGACGGTGCCGTGCTCTGTCTGGGCGCCCCCGGCGAGCCCGACCCGCACACCGACCCGGCCGGTGCCCCGGCCCAGCTCCACGTGGTCGCCGGTCCCGACGCGGGCGGCGTCCACCTGCTGCACGGCGGGCAGATCCGGCTCGGCCGCTCCGCCGACGCCGACGTGGCGCTCGACGACCCGGACGTCTCCCGGATGCACTGCGCCGTGACCGTCGCCGCCGACGGCCGCGTCTCGGTCGCCGACCTCGGCTCGACCAACGGCACCACCCTGGACGGCGCCCCCGTGGGTGACCGCCCGGTCCGCCTCACGCCGGGGGCGCTGCTGCGGATCGGCGAGTCGGCGCTGCGCCTGGTGCCGGCCCGCCCCGCGGCGGAGGTGCGGCTGACCACCGCGGCGGACGGCGAGGGGCACGTACGGCTGCCGGGTGCGCCCGCGTCCTCGTACGACGCCGGGGACCGGGTGGCTCACGCGCGGGTGGCGGACGGGGCGGAGGGCCACGCCGGGGCGGACGGGTCCGCGTGCGGGGCCGGGCCAGTGCCTGATGACGCCCCTGAGGGCAGCGTCCTTAGGGGCACGGGGGACTGCGCGACCGGCCACGACGGCGCCGCACCCGCCGAACCACCCGTCCTTCCCGGTGCGAGCGGCACCGGACGCACGTCCGGCCCCGCGCACCGGTCGCGTCCCGCCGCACCGACCCACCACGCCCACGGCACGGCGGGGCAAGGGCCCGGTTCCGCCCCCGACGCGCCCAGGTGCCCGGCCAGGGCGGCGCGCCGCCCATCGAGAGCCACGGCACCGGCCCGGTGGCGGGCGGACCGCGCCCGGCCCCGCCGGCGGGTGAGACACACGGGGGCGGGTTCGGCCCGGGCGCGGGCACGTCCGGGACCCCGACGTACGGCACGGGCACGCACGGCACGGGCACGTACGGCACGGGCACGTACCGTGCGGAGCCGCCCGGCACGCAGGGCACGGAGTTGCGCGGAACGGACGGGTCCGCCGCCGCGCGGCGCAAGGGCACGCCCCTGCGCGGCACGGAGGTCCCCCAGGGCGTGCGCAGGCGTGGCGGGCTCGGGGCGTGGGCGCGGCGGCTGGCCGGGGGACGCGGCGGGGCCCAGGGCGCCGGCGGGCCCGGCCCGCACCCCCCCGGCGCCGAGGCGGCCACCGCCGCACCGACGGCCCCGGCGCCCGGAACCTCGAGCGCACCGGAGACCTGGCCGGACCCCGCCTCCCTCCTGCTGACGGCGCTCGGGCCGGGCCCCCGGCTGTGGGAGCGCGGCCCGGGTCACCCGGAGGCGCTCACCGTGCGGCTGGGTACGGCCGACCGGGTGGCGCCCGGCGGCGACACACCGCTGCCCGCGGTGCCGGTGACCGCCGGCCTGCGCGAGGTCGGCGCCCTCGGGCTGGCCGGCCCGCGCGGGCGGCTCGCCGGGCTGGCCCGCGCGGTGCTGGCCCAGCTCGCCGCGCTGCACTCCGCCGACGTGCTGGAGATCGTTCTGATCAGCGCAGACCGTTCCCGTCCGCTCGCGGAGCGGTCGGCCGAGTGGTCTTGGCTGGGCTGGCTGCCGCAGCTGCGCCCGGGACACGGCCAGGACTGCCGCCTGCTGCTCGCCTACGACCGGGAGCAGGCCATGGCCCGCTCCCACGAGCTGCTGCGCCGCCTGGAGGACCAGCTGGCGGACGCCCTGAACGGCGGCACCCGCCCACCCGCCCCGGCGCCCCCCGCGACCGTGATCCCCGCCCAGCCCACGGCTCCCGAGCACGACGCGCGGCACCCCGGCCCGCCGCACACGGACGCGCACACCGACGCGCACACCGACACCGACACCGCCCGACGGCCCTCCTGGGCGCGGCCGGACGACGGCTCCGACCCGGCGGACGGGCGCTTCGCGGGCCCGTACACGGTGGTCGTCGTGGACGGCGACCCCGGCGGTGCCGACGTGCGGGAGGCGGTGGCGAGGCTGGCCGTGGAGGGACCCCGGGCCGGCGTCCACGTCGTGTGCCTCGCCGAGACGGCCGCCGCCTCCCCGACGTCCCCGGTGGCGGAGACGTACGAGGCGGCCTGCGCGGTGTCCCCCGTGTTCCGCGAGTGCGGCGCCGTGGCACTGCTCAGCGGCGACGTGGCGACAGCCCTGCGGCTGCTGCGCGTGGCCCGCACCGAGGCGTCCGCGAACGGCCGGGGCGGCCCGGTCGGCCACGGCACCCTCGGCACGGTGGACGCCGTCTCCCTCGCCTGGGCCGAGCGGTTCGCGCGGGCCCTGGCGCCGCTGCGCACCGACCAGCCCGGCGGCGAGCGGCACGCGCGTGTGTCCGCGCCGCTGCCCCAGGCCGCCCGCCTGCTCGACGAACTGGGCCTCGCCCGGGCCACCCCGGCATCCCTGATGGCACGGTGGGCGGACGCGGCCGACGACACCCAGGCCCTGGGCGGACGCGCGCACGCCGTCCTGGGCGCCGGGCCGCGTGGCCCGGTCGCCGTCGACCTCGCCGCCGAGGGACCGCATCTGCTGGTCGAGGGGCCGCCCGGCAGCGGCCGCACCGAGCTGCTGCGGGCGCTCGTCGCCTCCCTCGCCTCCGCCGAACGCCCCGACCGGCTCGGGATCGTCCTGATGGACGGCCGGGACAGCGTGAGCGCGGGCGGCGGGCACGGCGAGGGCCTGCGCGTCTGCACGGACGTACCGCACGTCACCACGCACCTCACCGCCAACGACCCGGTCCGCATGCGGGAGTTCGCACAGTCCCTGAGCGCGGAGCTGAAGCGGCGGGCCGAGCTGCTGGGCCGTTCGCACTTCGCCGAGTGGCACACCGGACGCGAGGTGTCGGGCCGGCTGGTCGCCCAGCGCGCCCACGCGGGCGGCACCCCGGGCGGCACCGCGGCCGACGCGACGGCGGAGACCGGGGACGTCGACTCCCCGCCCAGCTCCACCCTTCGCCTGCGGCCGGGCGCCGCCCGGCGCCGCACCGCCGCCGTGCCGCCGCTCCCCCGCCTCGTCGTGGTTGTGGACGACCTGGACGCACTGGTCACTCCCCCGCTCGGCTCCCCCGGGCGGCCCGCCGCCGGGTCGGTGATGCGGGCCCTGGAGGCCGTCGCGCGGGAAGGCGAGCGCCTCGGCGTGCACTTGGTGGCCGCCACCGCCCCCGGGGGGCGCACGGCCCAGACGGAGCCTTCCCTGCGCGCCGCCCTGCGGGTCACCCTCGACGCGCCGGTGCCGGGCCCTGACGAACCGGCGCCGGGCCGCGGCCGGCTGGCCCGCCCCGACGGACAGGCCACGGCGTTCCAGGGCGGCCGGGTCACGGGCCGCATCCCGCGGACGGCGACCCTGCGCCCGACGGTGGTCCCGCTGGAGTGGCACCGCATGGGCGACCCGCCCACCCGTCGGCCGGTACGCGAGCTGGGCAACGGGCCGACGGACCTGGCGCTGCTGGCCAGCGCGTTGGAGCGGGCGGCGCGCGAGGTATCGGCGGCTGAGGTGCCCTCACTGTTGTAGTCGGCGTCTTTGCGTACTGGCGCCCACGGGCGTTCGCGTGATGTGAGGGAGGCCTGAAACAAGCGTAATAAATAGAACAAACGTTTGTTACATTCATGCCTCCACATCACGGAGGTGACGCCTGCGCGCTGAATCGGGGGCCAAGTATCCGCGCCAGGTGCCCTCCTGACAGCCAAGGAGTCGCATGAGCCGGAAACGACGCTGGTTCCTCGGAAAACGCAGACGTGCCAGACGCGCCTCGTTGATGACGGCCTCGGTGGTACTGCTCAGCACGCTGGCGGTACCGGTCGCCGCTGCCGACAGCGCCGCCGAAGGGCCGGTGGAGCCGATCCACCGCACGGCCCGCCAGCAAGTGGCGGATCTCTGGGCGACCGGCGGCGACGAGGTCAGAGCCGCGGCGGAAGCCGCCCTCCTCGGCGACGGGGACGACATCGCCACCTTCCTCGCCACGTACGAGGACCTCAGGACCCAGGACCGCAGGGTCGAGGCGGCACAACTGGCGGACATGGGCGGGGAGAACACGCTCGCCGCCGTGCGTCAGGCGCTGGCCAGCTCCGACGGGGACCTGGCTCGTCTGATCAAGGGCGGCTGGCTGCAACCCTTCGAGCAGGACCAGCGCATTCTCGTAGCCCGTGCCATCGACGCCGGTGGCCCGGAGGTTCAGGCGCGCGGCCGCGCAGCGCTCGCGGGCACGGCCGAGGACATACAAGCCTTCCTCGACGCGGGACTGACTGAGGCTCAGCAGCAGGACGAACGCGTCCTCGTGGCCCAGCTCATCGCCGCGGGCGGCCCTCAGGTGCAAGCTGCCGGGCGCCTCGCACTGGCGGGCA carries:
- a CDS encoding serine/threonine-protein kinase — encoded protein: MARKIGSRYTAHQILGRGSAGTVWLGEGPEGPVAIKLLREDLASDQELVSRFVQERTALLGLEHPHVVSVRDLVVDGNDLALVMDLVRGTDLRTRLDRERRLAPEAAVAVVADVADGLAAAHAAGVVHRDVKPENVLLDMQGPLGPGGSHPALLTDFGVAKLIDTPRRTRATKIIGTPDYLAPEIVEGLPPRASVDIYALATVLYELLAGFTPFGGGHPGAVLRRHVTEAVVPLPGIPDELWQLLVQCLAKAPASRLRASELGARLRELLPMLAGMGPLDVDEPDAEQEPETSEEAAAAPGSAAPAGEPVRRRGAVPLVPGAKPADSNRDTHTSMRVPAPDELAGGARRTARAPRASGAPRPGSARNRATARRRRLALGAGAVALVAAVGVGTWLSTGGDEGDTGPEDTRNSAPASP
- a CDS encoding serine/threonine-protein kinase, with amino-acid sequence MRPVGSKYLLEEPLGRGATGTVWRARQRETAGAEAAVAGQPGETVAIKVLKEELASDPDIVMRFLRERSVLLRLTHPNIVRVRDLVVEGELLALVMDLVEGPDLHRYLRENGPFTPVAAALLTAQIADALAASHADGVVHRDLKPANVLLKQDGGEMHPMLTDFGIARLADSPGLTRTHEFVGTPAYVAPESAEGRPQTSAVDIYGAGILLYELVTGRPPFGGGSALEVLHQHLSAEPRRPSTVPDPLWTVIERCLRKNPDDRPSAENLARGLRVVAEGIGVHATSAQIGAAENVGALLAPDPAPAQVPGAPGAADPTQVLPHNAPGAYDPNGATSVLPHTGDPAGAADPTAVLPNRGAADPTAVMPPVPPGQPGGPGQGQGGGPEDPHPWQNQLRAARDRNEQTQVQYLDPDQDPLRRRPQRQVSRPQQPPRQAPQGPPQGPPPGYGYPQQHQPQRYANPQPQQPQQAPRPQPQRYAPPPTPEPQPPRREPRPPRQRSANPMRIPGLGCLKGCLFTLVILFVAGWLIWELSPLQEWIGTGKGYWEQLTDWFTTATDWIGELGGDGGSDGGGTSTGG
- a CDS encoding FtsK/SpoIIIE domain-containing protein — translated: MRRRGGLGAWARRLAGGRGGAQGAGGPGPHPPGAEAATAAPTAPAPGTSSAPETWPDPASLLLTALGPGPRLWERGPGHPEALTVRLGTADRVAPGGDTPLPAVPVTAGLREVGALGLAGPRGRLAGLARAVLAQLAALHSADVLEIVLISADRSRPLAERSAEWSWLGWLPQLRPGHGQDCRLLLAYDREQAMARSHELLRRLEDQLADALNGGTRPPAPAPPATVIPAQPTAPEHDARHPGPPHTDAHTDAHTDTDTARRPSWARPDDGSDPADGRFAGPYTVVVVDGDPGGADVREAVARLAVEGPRAGVHVVCLAETAAASPTSPVAETYEAACAVSPVFRECGAVALLSGDVATALRLLRVARTEASANGRGGPVGHGTLGTVDAVSLAWAERFARALAPLRTDQPGGERHARVSAPLPQAARLLDELGLARATPASLMARWADAADDTQALGGRAHAVLGAGPRGPVAVDLAAEGPHLLVEGPPGSGRTELLRALVASLASAERPDRLGIVLMDGRDSVSAGGGHGEGLRVCTDVPHVTTHLTANDPVRMREFAQSLSAELKRRAELLGRSHFAEWHTGREVSGRLVAQRAHAGGTPGGTAADATAETGDVDSPPSSTLRLRPGAARRRTAAVPPLPRLVVVVDDLDALVTPPLGSPGRPAAGSVMRALEAVAREGERLGVHLVAATAPGGRTAQTEPSLRAALRVTLDAPVPGPDEPAPGRGRLARPDGQATAFQGGRVTGRIPRTATLRPTVVPLEWHRMGDPPTRRPVRELGNGPTDLALLASALERAAREVSAAEVPSLL
- a CDS encoding ALF repeat-containing protein, with protein sequence MSRKRRWFLGKRRRARRASLMTASVVLLSTLAVPVAAADSAAEGPVEPIHRTARQQVADLWATGGDEVRAAAEAALLGDGDDIATFLATYEDLRTQDRRVEAAQLADMGGENTLAAVRQALASSDGDLARLIKGGWLQPFEQDQRILVARAIDAGGPEVQARGRAALAGTAEDIQAFLDAGLTEAQQQDERVLVAQLIAAGGPQVQAAGRLALAGTADDIREFIEVGQFIARSRDQEHATVADLADQAERAGKLAAKETKAAEDASDEAVKAAQLAKEAAERAAKEAAATQQDSADAARAASRAAKAATSAAAAAQRAISAANAASKSARVAATAAAQAAAAAVGAQRRLQRTERRGSRGDRRHEGGRGEKRRGQGARRGRGSDQGGRCRGPGRKGRWGRRPGSVLGRRRRRQRRCGG